A genomic region of Thermodesulfobacteriota bacterium contains the following coding sequences:
- the holA gene encoding DNA polymerase III subunit delta, with protein MTAAPVVCILGEEAFLADRALAEVRTEALAGGDPGLNSQVFEAPGASPAEVRNAARTLPFLGARRLVIVKSADRWSADQWKVLLPYLESPSPTTCLVFLAPALDKRLASTKALLRTARVVECARPRERDLPGWARRLAEEAGLRVDGRILEALLLRVGPDLQLLSQEIEKLRVFAGEGGRVTAQDVEALVGETRTTTVFAFCDALGKRGLPGALGGLRRLVQLGEPAPRLLFMMARHFRHLWIGRELLDAGRRPDPRAAASAMGVPPFAAENALRQAAGWQRDELREVFRRLVGADLALKSGGGDEVLEALVLGLAGSPNATRPGGGRGAGGSKGDALRP; from the coding sequence GTGACCGCCGCGCCCGTGGTCTGCATCCTGGGCGAAGAGGCGTTCCTGGCGGACCGGGCCCTGGCCGAGGTGCGGACCGAGGCCCTGGCGGGGGGCGACCCCGGCCTCAACTCCCAGGTCTTCGAGGCCCCGGGGGCGAGCCCGGCGGAGGTGCGCAACGCCGCCCGCACGCTGCCCTTCCTGGGCGCCCGGCGCCTGGTGATCGTCAAGTCGGCGGACCGGTGGAGCGCGGACCAGTGGAAGGTGCTCCTGCCCTACCTGGAGAGCCCCAGCCCCACCACCTGCCTCGTCTTCCTGGCACCGGCCCTCGACAAGCGGCTGGCGTCCACCAAGGCCCTCCTGCGCACGGCCCGCGTCGTGGAGTGCGCGCGTCCCCGGGAGCGCGACCTGCCCGGCTGGGCCCGGCGCCTGGCCGAAGAGGCCGGCCTGCGGGTGGACGGGCGCATTCTCGAAGCCCTGCTGCTCCGGGTTGGCCCCGACCTCCAGTTGCTCAGCCAGGAAATCGAGAAGCTGCGGGTGTTTGCCGGGGAGGGAGGGCGCGTCACGGCCCAGGACGTGGAGGCCCTGGTGGGGGAGACCCGGACCACCACGGTCTTTGCCTTCTGCGACGCGCTCGGAAAGCGCGGGCTCCCCGGTGCCCTGGGGGGCCTTCGCCGGCTCGTGCAGCTCGGGGAGCCCGCGCCGAGGCTCCTCTTCATGATGGCGCGCCACTTCCGGCACCTGTGGATCGGGCGGGAGCTCCTCGACGCCGGGCGGCGGCCCGACCCCCGGGCGGCGGCCTCCGCCATGGGAGTGCCGCCCTTTGCCGCGGAGAACGCCCTGCGCCAGGCGGCGGGGTGGCAGCGAGACGAGCTCAGGGAAGTCTTCCGGCGCCTGGTGGGGGCCGATCTGGCCCTCAAGTCGGGCGGCGGCGACGAGGTGCTGGAGGCCCTGGTGCTGGGCCTGGCGGGGTCCCCCAACGCAACGCGCCCCGGCGGGGGCCGGGGCGCGGGAGGGTCGAAGGGGG
- the lptE gene encoding LPS assembly lipoprotein LptE: MDHPLRLPALLLIALSLFAGALAPACGYRIVGHGAGGTRSLWIAPVPDESAEPLFGPALGTELNRQAVDRGGLALVRRGAADAHLTVALDRLTEAGAAYVAGDLVREYVLTGEVTATLSAPSGEVLWKGSGIRADREFPAGAGVNETRVHKDRALALLARDLAREVLRRAGLALETAP, translated from the coding sequence ATGGACCACCCCCTTCGCCTTCCCGCCCTCCTGCTGATCGCCCTGTCGCTCTTCGCCGGGGCGCTTGCCCCGGCGTGCGGCTACCGGATCGTAGGGCACGGGGCCGGCGGAACCCGGAGCCTGTGGATCGCGCCGGTGCCTGACGAGAGTGCTGAGCCGCTTTTCGGGCCGGCCCTGGGCACCGAGCTCAACCGCCAGGCGGTGGATCGGGGCGGCCTGGCCCTGGTGCGGCGCGGCGCGGCCGACGCCCACCTCACGGTGGCGCTGGACCGGCTCACGGAGGCGGGGGCTGCCTACGTGGCGGGGGACCTGGTGCGGGAGTACGTGCTCACGGGGGAGGTCACGGCCACCCTGTCCGCCCCCTCCGGCGAGGTGCTCTGGAAGGGGAGCGGCATTCGAGCGGACCGGGAGTTTCCTGCCGGCGCCGGCGTCAACGAGACCCGCGTCCACAAGGATCGGGCGCTGGCGCTGCTGGCCCGGGATCTGGCCCGGGAGGTGCTGCGGCGGGCCGGTCTGGCGCTGGAGACGGCCCCGTGA